TGTTTATATGGTTTTATCATTTGACTTATTTAATCATTGCTTTTAAAATTTCTCCTATGTATGTACGTGGCATACCTTCCATTGTTGCAGGCGAAGGCAGTTTTTTGCATTCTAATATAACGGTAGGTTCTGTTTTGCCCATGGGGTAGAAGCGGATTATATAATTCTTTGCTTTTTCCACTTGTTCATAAGGTTGGTCGGGCGACAAGATACTGAATATGACAGGCTTGCCATTTACTTTACCTAATGAACCGCCGGAATTTGCTGTCATCATAGTCATATTGAAAGGGTCTTCTCCTATGACGATAACCAGTCTGCCGGCTCCGGTCTGGATGGCATCGGCTTGCAGTTGACTTGGAGCTATTTCCTTATAGTCCGATGCTTGGCCTGATGCTGAAGTGGCAGCAGGCTGAGTAGCAGATTCTGCCGGAGTAACGGAAGTTTGCGGAGCCGATGGGGTGGCGGGTATTACCTGTTTCTTGGGCATAATAATCATTGGCCCGGTGTTGGCCACGCTTTTTTCCTCTTTCTTTTCTTCCTTTTTCTCTTGAGCACCATCGGCGGCACTGAGTGATTCGGCCACGCCTGAGCAAAGGTCATCGACGAAGTCCACTGTCTTTCTGCGCCATTTGGCAAGTCCGCGCACTAACTTGGTCTGCGACTTGTTCATTGCATACTTGTCGGTAATCCATTCTTCAGCGGTGTATTTTTCTTTGCCTTCGCGGTAGTTGAATCGTATTTTTTCTACACCAAACGTACATTTTTCCGGTTGGCAGGTCACTATCAGTTGATAAAAGATCTTGGTACGGTCTAATGACAAGGCACTTGAGCTGAACACAATCCATTCATCGCCTATACCTACAATCTGCCCTTTTTCCTTGTTTGCAAGAACGATTCGGCTATTATTGCCGTTCTTCTTTAAACGGGCATCCATCCAATTGGACATGCGGTCAAAGATTTCATCCTGAGACATTCCCGGAATGCTGAATTCTTTGGTGAATACGACTTTGCCGTCAACTTCAGGAACGGCTCCGGCCAGATATTTACTGTCGTCTTTGTCTTGTGCATTTAAGATTGCCGGAAGACAGAAGCAGAATAACGTAAAAAGAAGTTGTGCGAAATTTCTCATAATAGTATCTGTTTGTTTTAATTTTCAATATCAAATCTTTGTCCTCGGTGCGTGATGGTCAGGAATCGGCATCCTTTGCGTTCGGCAAACTGCCTGAAAGCGTTGCCGCCCTGATAATCTTCACTGAAGTGCATGGGCGCAAAGATAGTGGTTTTTATTCGTTCTACGAATTGTTCTGCTCCTCGCATGTAATCTTTTCCTATACGGCTGTCCACCGGAAACATGGTTACATCTATCGAAGAGGTGGCTTGCTGCAGTTTGTTTATTTCGGCAAGAAAATCTCCTTCGGCCTTGCGTATTTCCTGCGGGGTTGATTCTTCGCTCCAATGCCAATTGTTTAAATCGCCGGCATGGAAAAAACGTTTGCCCTGCAGGTCTATCAGAAATGAAATGCCGACGTCGGTGGAGCCGAAAGCCTCGATGCGGATATTCTCGTCTTCATAAATATCACCTTTGTTGAGGTATGTGGCATCTTCGGCCGAAGCGCGCCGGTGTTTCAGAATATCTTTGGAAAAAACGTAACGGAGGTCGGGGCGCGCTGTTTTCCATGAAAGAATCTCGCGGTTAAAGTGGTCGGGATGGAAATGTGAGCAAAGCACATAGATTACACCCGGTCTTTCCAAGAGGCGATCGTGGACGATACCTTTATTATAGCTTTCTTCCGAAGAGTCTTTGTAATAGTCGATGATAACTGTCACCCCGTCCGTTTCAATGGCGAAGCCACTGTGATAAATGTAATCAAGTTTCATGCATGAGTTCAATTATAGCGCAATATTACGAAAAACGCAGCACAAAGCTTCGGTTCAGGTTGTTATTTTATGTAAAAGTGTCATACTCATAGCTTCACTTCATTATCCAATGGCTTGTGATTTATGAAATCTTTGATGTTTTGCAATGTTGTCTGAGCGATATTGCTCAATGCTTCTTGCGTAAAGAAAGCCTGATGGGATGTGACAATCACATTATTGAATGAAAGCAGGCGTGCCAATGTGTCGTCATCAATGATTTTATCTGACTGGTCTTCGTAGAAGTATTCGCTTTCTTCCTCGTACACGTCCAATCCTGCCGATCCGATTTTTTTGTTTTTCAGTCCCTCTATCAAGGCATTGGTGTGAATAAGCTGTCCTCGTCCGGTATTGATGATCATTACACCGTCCTTCATTTTTCCGATGGAATAGTCATTGATCAGGTATTTGGTCTGTTCGGTCAGCGGGCAGTGCAGGGATATGATGTCCGAATTATGGTAAAGTTCGTCGAGGCTGGTGTAAACCACTTGGTGCTCGCGGGCAAAATTATAGTCCGGATATAAGTCGTAGGCCAGGATGTTCATTCCGAATCCCCTCAGGATGCTGATTAGTTTCTTGGCTATTTTTCCGGTTCCGATGATGCCTGCTGTTTTACCATGCATGTCAAAGCCTGATAATCCGTGAAGTGAGAAATTTCCGTCACGGGTTCTCCATGTGGCACGTGGAATCTTCCGGTTGAGTGACAGCATCAGGGCGACGGTATATTCTGCTACGGCATAGGGAGAATAGGCCGGAACACGGACCACGGTGATGCCGTTTTCGGCTGCTGCTTTCAGATCTACATTATTATATCCTGCACATCGCAGTGCCAGAAGTTTCACACCGTTGGCCGCCATAAGCCGGATTACTTCAGCGTCGGCCGTATCGTTTACGAAGATGCAAACGGCATGTACACCTTGAGTCAATATGACGTTATGCTTGTTGAGATGACCTTTATAATACCGGAGCTCAAAATCGAATTCTTTGTTTTTTTCGTTGAATGATGCTTCGTCATAGGGTTTGCTTCCAAAAAATGCGATGGTATATGATGCCATAAATAAATAATTTTAAAGTATTGCTGGATGAATGAAAAACAAGTGCAGGGCTTATAAAGTTCACTTGAGGTGCAAGATAAGCTTTGTCATGGCATGGATTATTGTTTTTCTTGCCGAACATTAATTTGTTTGCTGCCCGGTGGTTACTCTTTCCACCGTGGAGTTCTTTTCTTTCCGCCATGGTGTTCTTTGCTTTCCACCGTGGTGGAAAGCAAAGAACACCATGGCGGAAAGAATAAAGGTTGCCTGCCTTTTTTCTTAATCGTGGCAAGGAGGAAACTTAGGGATAGCAGTGAAATCGCTTATAATAAGCTTCTCCCTTGGGATGGGGCATCTGCCGGATTTTGTTTCAATAGAAACAATTGATTTTCTCAATTAAAACATTTCTGCTTTATGATTTCTGCACAAAAAGCTTTTTTTTGTGCCATATTGTTGTACCTTTGCGCCCGAAAACAATTAAAAAAGATTTAGATGAGAAAATTCTTATTGATTGGCATTGTGATGCTGATCGTTTCAATTTCAACTTTTGCAGGAGGTCTCCTGACTAATACAAATCAACATGCTGCTTTTCTTCGTATGCTGTCTCGTGGTGCTACTACCGAAATAGACGGCGCTTTATCCAATCCCGCCGGTCTGGCCTTTTTGCCGAAAGACGGCTTCTATATGTCGCTGAGCATTCAGAGTGCATTTCAAACGAGAAATATTAATGCCGACTATTTGACATACAGTGGCATTGATGCTGCCACAGGTAAGCCTTCTGTTGCACCTTTTTCCAAATATTATGAGGGAAAGGCCGCTGCGCCTGTCATTCCCAGTGTGTTTGCGGCTTATAAGAAAGGTGATTGGACCATTTCCGGGTTCTTTGCAATCACGGGTGGAGGCGGAAAGGCATCGTTCGACGATGGTCTGCCTATGTTCGAATCACAGGTTATGGCAGGTATTTTTAAGTCCTCTTTGGATAGGTATATTGCCAACAATGGAAAGACTCCTGTTGTCACTCCCGGCATGTACAACATCAATAGTGCCATGGATGGCAAGCAATACATTTACTCCGTGCAGTTGGGGCTGACCTATAAGGTCAATGAATGGCTTTCGGCATTTGCGGGTGGCCGTATGAATTATTTCACAGGCGGATATAAGGGCTATGTGAATGCTGATCTGAAAGAGCAGTTCGGTGGTGCTGAATTGATGCACCTGGCATTGGATTGTGACCAGACCGGCTGGGGATTTACACCGGTCATCGGTGTGGATGCCAAATTAGGCAAATTTAATTTCGGAGCCAAATATGAGTTTATGACCAGCCTGAATATTGAAAACAATACGAAAGAGAATTCGGATCAGGATGGTGCGCTGGCCGCCTTCAAGCACGGTGTGAATACTCCGAATGACATACCTTCAATGCTTTCCGTGGCGGCTGCATACGAGTTCCTTCCTGTGCTGCGCGCATCTGTGGAGTATCACTTCTACGATGATAAGAGTGCTGGCATGGCGGGTGGCAAACAGAAATATCTGACAAAAGGAACGAACGAATATCTGGCGGGTATCGAATGGGACGTAACCAAGCAGTTGACGCTGAGTTGCGGAGGTCAGATTACGGACTATGGATTGTCTGACAATTATCAGGGCGATACCAGCTTCTCTTGCGATTCTTATACTTTGGGTGTAGGGGCGAAGTTGAAGCTGACTGCGAAAGCCAATCTGAATATCGGCTATATGTGGACCAACTATGAAGATTATACCAAGACTTCCCAAAGCTATAACGGTACTGGATTGAGTGGTACAAATGTGTATAGCCGCACCAATAAGGTGTTTGGAGTGAGTCTTGACTATAAGTTCTGATTCTTGTCGTCACATGCTATAAATCCGTCCCAAACGTAGCATTGGGACGGATTTATAGTTTTCTGATGTCAATGGAAGCTTGCAGTCGGTGGGCAAACTTGGCAACTTAATCAAATAATGGTTTTGAAGAAAGCGAAAGAAAGCGTATCTTTGTCCCCGATTTAACTGGAGTGAAATCATTAACTTAATTATGTATGATGCCGTGAATAGCGGTCGTGTATTCCAGAACACCACGTAAAAAACAGGAGTATGAAGCAAAAAGTATCTGTACCCTTTATGCTGCTGGGCATTCTGTTTAATGTCTGCCTGATTGCAGCCAATCTTCTTGAAACAAAAGTCATTCAGGTTTACGGCATTACCGTAACCGCAGGACTATTGGTTTTTCCTATTTCTTATATTATCAATGATTGCATAGCCGAAGTCTGGGGCTTCCGTAAAGCCCGTCTGATCATCTGGAGTGGCTTTGCCATGAATTTCTTTGTAGTGATGCTGGGGCTGATAGCCGTGGCTTTGCCGGCCGCCCCGTTTTGGGAAGGAGCCCCCCATTTCAACTTTGTGTTCGGTATGGCGCCTCGTATCGTGGCAGCCAGCCTGATGGCATTTCTGGCCGGCTCCTTCCTTAATGCCTATGTGATGAGCCGGATGAAGCTGGCAAGCGGAGGACGTAACTTTTCCGCTCGTGCCATTTGGTCAACGGTGGTGGGAGAGACGGCAGATTCTCTGATATTCTTCCCGGTGGCCTTTGGTGGCATTATAGCCTGGAGAGAGTTGCTGCTGATGATGTGCGTGCAGGTGATACTGAAATCCATGTATGAGGTAGTGATTCTGCCTGTGACGATCCGCGTGGTAAAGGCCATCAAACGGATAGACGGGAGCGATGTCTATGATGACGGGATCTCTTATAAAATATGGAAGATTGGAGATCTTTGAGCAGCCTCAATTGTAAATCGATAAACACTTGATATATGAATAAAGTAAATAAAGATGCCGCCTTGGTGGTTTTCAGTGGCGGACAGGATTCAACCACCTGCCTGTTCTGGGCAAAACGTGAGTTCAAGAAGGTGTATGCGTTGAGTTTTCTATATGGTCAGAAGCATCAGAAAGAGGTGGAGCTGGCGCGTGAGATAGCCCATAGGGCCAAAGTGGAATTTGAAGTGATGGATGTGTCTTTTATTGGTAAGTTGGGGCATAATTCACTGACAGATATGAATATGGCAATGGATCAGGAGAAGCCGAAGGATGGTTTTCCGAATACTTTTGTGCCGGGGCGTAATCTTTTTTTTCTGAGTGTGGCTGCTGTTTATGCCCGCGAACGGGGCATTAGCCATATTGTGACCGGAGTTTCACAGACAGACTTTAGTGGCTATCCAGATTGTAGGGATGTCTTTGTCAAGTCACTTAATGTAACGTTAAACCTTGCGATGGACGAACAGTTCGTACTTCATACTCCGTTGATGTGGATTGACAAGGCTGAAACTTGGGCGTTGGCCGATGAATTGGGAGTGCTTGACTTGGTTCGCCATGAAACACTTACGTGCTATAATGGTGTTCAGGGTGATGGCTGTGGGCATTGTCCCGCTTGTAAATTGCGCAAGGAAGGATTGGATAAATATTTGGCAGGCAAATCATAAATCATAAAAACTATAAAGTGATGACAGAATTAAAAGACCAGCTTTCCTTATTGGGAAGACGGACGGAGTACAAACAGGACTATGCTCCTGAGGTGTTGGAGGCTTTTGACAATAAACATCCGGACAATGATTATTGGGTGCGTTTCAACTGTCCTGAGTTCACCAGCCTTTGTCCCATTACCGGACAGCCCGATTTTGCGGAAATACGAATCAGTTACATTCCTGATATCAAAATGGTGGAAAGTAAGAGTTTGAAGCTGTATCTTTTCAGCTTCCGTAATCATGGAGCTTTTCATGAAGATTGTGTGAACATCATAATGAAAGATCTCATTCACTTGATGAACCCCAAATATATTGAAGTGACAGGTATCTTTACTCCCCGTGGCGGTATCTCTATCTATCCTTATGCCAACTATGGCCGTCCCGGTACGAAATATGAAAAAATGGCCGGACATCGTCTTATGACTCGTGGATGATACTTTCTTGTTTATGAAGTGAATATAAAGAAAAAATAGCGCCTTTTCCCAAAGACGCTATTTCCTTTTATGACTTATTCACTACAAATGGTTATTTTATTCTTTTGTAGCCATAGACAGCAAGTTCTCCCAATTCTTCTTCGATGCGTAGCAATTGATTATACTTGGCCATACGGTCGGAACGGCTTAATGAGCCGGTTTTGATCTGACCGCTGTTGGTAGCAACGGCAATGTCTGCGATAGTGGCATCTTCGGTTTCACCGGAACGATGTGAGGTTACGGTGGTGTAACCGTGACGATGTGCCATTTCAATGGCATCCAGTGTTTCACTGAGTGAACCGATTTGGTTGACTTTGATAAGGATCGAGTTGGCACAACCCATGGCGATACCTTTTTCAAGGAATTCCACATTGGTCACAAACAGATCATCTCCAACCAGTTGGCAACGATTACCTATGCGCTCAGTCAACTTCTTCCAGCCTTCCCAATCGTTTTCACTCATACCGTCTTCGATAGAATCAATCGGGTATTTGTTGATTAATTCCTCCAGATAAGTTATCTGTTCGTCGGCAGTACGTTTCTTTCCGTTTTCACCTTCAAAGATTGTATAGTCATAGATACCGTTTCTGAAGAATTCGGATGAAGCGCAATCCATGCCGATTTTTACATCTTTGCCCGGTTCATAGCCGGCGGCCTTGATGGCGCTCATGATAGAGTCCAAAGCGTCTTCTGTGCCTGCCAATGCGGGAGCAAAGCCGCCTTCATCGCCTACAGCAGTGCTGAGGCCACGGTCATGCAACACTTTCTTCAAAGCATGGAAAACTTCGGCTCCCATGCGTAATCCCTCGCGGAAAGAAGAAGCACCCACAGGGCGAATCATGAATTCTTGAAAAGCGATGGGCGCATCACTGTGGGAACCTCCGTTGATGATGTTCATCATAGGGACAGGCATCACATATGTGTTTACACCCCCGATGTATCTGTATAAAGGTATGTCGAGATAAGCGGCCGCTGCCTTGGCTACTGCCAATGAAACTCCCAGAATGGCATTGGCGCCTAATTGGGACTTGGTAGGCGTGCCATCCAGCTCCAGCATTTTGTGGTCAATGCCACGTTGCTCCAAAACCGACCGGCCGATTAGGGTGGGAGCGATAATCTTATTTACATTTTCTACGGCTTTCAGTGTACCTTTTCCACCGTAGCGTTTCTTGTCACCGTCACGGAGTTCCAATGCCTCATGCTCACCGGTTGAAGCTCCGGAAGGTACTGCTGCGCGCCCCATAATGCCACATTCCAAAATTACGTCCACCTCTACTGTGGGGTTGCCGCGTGAATCAAGAATCTCACGGGCTACGATTTTTTCAATTTTCATACTTGATCAATAATTCATTTAGTTTAAAGAGTAATGTTCTAAATTCTGGAAAGAATTTACTTCCTCCTCTATATTTGTATAATCTACCAAACGTTTCAATTCTTCTAATTCTTCTCGATGAAGGGCGCAATAAAAACCTTGTAAGGGCATCCGTAAGAAAATTTTGCGAGCATTCCTCATATTCTGATTCATCCTTTGATAATATTCACCGTCTATGGATGAGATATACCGACAGAAATGTTGGAATTCGTCTTCGGTAAACCTGAAGAATAAATTCCCGAATTCCAGATTGTAGGCATTGCATTTGCTGCAAAAAGAGATAAAGCCGTTCGAGGTTTGTTTCAATATGCTATCCATTGTTTCATCTTTGGTTGTTGCAAAGATCGCGTTATTTGTGATGGCAGGCAATACCTACAAATAGGAGTATTGTCAGGAAAAGGAGGTGCGCTGCTACCTACATAAAGTGATTGTGCATTCTTTTTTATAAGATTCTTTGAGTCAGTTGGCAAATTTGCGCTTTCTTATCTTGTATCCACTCCACAGACACCACACCGCAAGCCCTCCTGCAAAGAAGATGAATATCAACGTACCTTGTCCCAAGAAAGTGTAAATGCGTCCCGTGTGTATTTCCAAAGCCAGATTCCAGAGAGACATGGGTAGATATGACAGTTGCTTCGGCATGGGGGCAAACGGTGTACCGGTATAGTATTCGGCAATGCACTCTCTGAGGGGGAAATCAGCACTATATCCCGTAATTGCTTTTTGTCCGAAGGGTGCTCCCGCTTTTTCGGGTGCAGGCGCTCCGGTGAAGTAATCGGTAGAGGAGGCTGATTGCCTGTTCCATACGTACATACCGCTGAATGAACCGCACAGCCAGTTGCCGCGGGCATCCCGTTGCCATACATTCATGCCCATTACGCTGACCGGAGGGGCTTTCTTCACTTTGACGGGAATACTGTTAAGTGTATTCAGTGCATAGAAACCCTCTGAGGTGGAGAGTAGCCAGTCTCCCTGAAGGTCGTCATACCGCAACATACGGAGTTTATCATGCCATGCATTGGAGCTGTGGATTGAAGTGCCCGGAATGGCGGGGATACTGCTTTGTGCCAATGCTATCAGCAGGGGTGGGCGCAGACACCAACCTGTAATGCAGATGAAAAGAGTTAGGATAATAGTGGTTCGTCCTATCTTATCGTGCCATGCAAGTGAGGACCTTAAAAGATGCATACTTCCGGTCACATTGTACCCGGCTTTCCGGAGTCTGTGGATATATCTGGGGAGCAGCCAATAGAGTACACCCGTGAGGCAGAGCATGATGAGTATCACAGCTACGGTGTCCATCAGCAACTTACCGAAAATGCCGAATAATTCACCACTATGCAGCATCCAGATAGTACGGAAGAGCGACACCTTGCCGCTGTAGCCTTCAGGAGCTTTTATTTGCAGCGGACAGAAGTTATTGTAAGGTGGCATGGCAGAGTAAAGGCGGGAACGTCCTGCCACTATCAGTGTGTCTCCTTTGCAGATGATGTCTGTCAGCCGTTCGCCTTCTTCCAATGCGAGAGGGATTGCTTGCCAACTGTTGTGCATGCCATAACGGAAAAGCCCGAAAGCTCCTGCTGCAAACAATTCACCTGTAGGTGTCTGTACAATTCCTCGTATATTGCGGAAGTCCATACCTTCGGGCAAGCCGTTGTTGAAGTCTGTAAAGGTAGAGGCACAAGAATCTGTTTTCCAGATTCCGCTATTTCCGTAAAGCAATATGCCGGATCTGGAATTCGTTTCCCGGTAGCAGAGTGTACCACGCAACAACCCTCCGTTCCAGTTTTTGAAATGGTAGCTTGCGGGCAGCCACTTTCGGCTGATGTTCATTTCCGCTACCGTGGAACGGTGGTTCAGCACAATGCCGGACAGACAAAACATCAGCATGAAGAAGCAGAACAGTAATCCCAGCCATTTATGATGTTTTCTCCAAGTGATTTTCTTCATCAGTGTACGTGTTTTTTAAGATGTCTTGTCGGAAACAATTGCTGATTTGCTCTTTTTCTTGTATGCCACGTACCACAGATAGACGGCAAGTACGATAAATACCCCCAGTGTAATCAGCATTTCCGCTTTGTGCTCCATCGGGGCTATCCATATTTCACTAAAAAGGTCCATCCGTCCCAATATTTCGACAGGAGTCCAGAATACAATTACTGTGGCTATTGCCATGCGTATGTTTGCTCCCCATGCTGCGAGTTTCAGTTGGCGCAGAAACATGAAGAATGCTCCTATGAGACAGCCCAGCCCGACAAGGAATGTCACTGGATGGTGGTCGCCCAGGAAATTCTTGTCATAGCAGAACATCAGAACCAGATAGCATGTCCATAACATCATATTCAGTTCCATGAAGGTGGTTATTGAGGTATGACGCGTCATGGGGCGGACGGTAATGGCATCTTTCTTGTCACGTAGCAGTACATTCTGCCACCAGTTGATGAAGTTGCATCCGGTTTTGGTACAGAACAGATAGACTACCATCATCATGGCCCATAGTCCGAAGGTGGCGGGCAGTATCAGATATTCCGGTTTCGTTACCACTTCGCCCGATACGCTCAATTCCGGCTGTGTGCCGTAGCGGTTAGCATAGTACATGAAAAGAAACTCTACCCATCCTGTCCAAAAGAGTAATCCTCCGAAAAGTCCCCAAAGAGTTTGTTTTGTGTCTCCTTTGGCAAATACACCTATGATAACCATTACCAAACCGACGGCTCCCATAATGAATGCCGAATAGTGGAGTGCTGTGGGGCTCATCAGATGCTCCATGACTATCATTAACGCATGTCCCAATGGCATGGTAAATAGTACCACCAGGAAAGATGCAATCGTCTTCCACCAATATTTTTTTATTTTTTGTTCCATTTCTGCTTTATCTTTTGTTATTTGTCAATAGCTATTGCATATCATATTATCTCCTTAATTCAGCTCGTCAATGTAATAGCTTACTTCACCGCCGTTGCCTCCTATTTCTACGTCAGCATTATACCAACTGATAATTTGCAGCTTGAAGTAACGCTTTCCATCGGCTGTGCGCACCACATAGGTGTGGAAAGATGGTGTGTAAACAGGTGGTGGCCCGGCGAAGCTCATGGCATTCGCCAACACGGGATTGGCACTGACCACTTGCTTGGCAGGGCCTTTGTTGGGGTCGAACCAGGGATGCTGGTTGAAGTCCAGATTGTGTGCTATCAGATACTTGTTCCAATCATTTTGCGACATGGTGACATAGACCGAAGCCGAGTCATCCACCACCCAGTTCAAGTCGGACGGTAATTGTGAGAAGCTCGTCCATTTGTCATAGTTGCCGTAGCCAAGGTCGGCTGCACCGCCTATACCTATGCCGCTTGTACCGCAGTTGGTACGCAAGCGATAGCCGCAAAATGCCAGATCCCAGTCGATACGGTTCTTTTGTTTTCCTTCGGAAATATCTTGATTGGGAGAATCTACGTTAAAACGTTCGCCTGTACGGAGGTTGAAGTAAAGCCAGTCATTAGTTACTCCGGTGCTGTAGCCTGTTACTCGGGGCAGAGTTTTGCCCGTGAAAGGTTCTGCATCGTAATCCACGCAGGACGAGAGGCATGATATGCAGAATAAAAGGGTAAATATGCAGACCGAACGAAATAGTATATAGTTCTCCAGTCCTTTTCCAATTTGTTTTATATTGAGCTTTTTCATCATTTCTTCTTTAAAGAATTAATAATGTCATCTATCAGGAACTCTACTTGCACGTGCCCGCGTGTACCTGCTGTGGCAGGTACGTTGAACATGGTGATACCGGAGCCGAGAGTTCTTGGGACATAGTTGAAGAGATTGTCTATGCCGAGTGTTATCTTCACCTTGTTATAAAAGGTTTGTGACAGGGAAAGATTGCACAGCACATAAGCAGGGAGGTTGCAACGAAAGTAAGCATCATAGCTTTTTCCATCCACTGAGAGGCGGTCTTGCACGTCAAACTTCTTGCTGCCCATGAAGGAAGTGCTGAAGACAGTATTCAAACGATAGTTTTTTCGGATCCATTTGTATTCCAAACTGCCTGTGGCGGCATGGGGTGATGTGGTGTTGATCTGCACACCTTCCAGTTTGC
Above is a window of Bacteroides helcogenes P 36-108 DNA encoding:
- a CDS encoding DUF4468 domain-containing protein, whose product is MRNFAQLLFTLFCFCLPAILNAQDKDDSKYLAGAVPEVDGKVVFTKEFSIPGMSQDEIFDRMSNWMDARLKKNGNNSRIVLANKEKGQIVGIGDEWIVFSSSALSLDRTKIFYQLIVTCQPEKCTFGVEKIRFNYREGKEKYTAEEWITDKYAMNKSQTKLVRGLAKWRRKTVDFVDDLCSGVAESLSAADGAQEKKEEKKEEKSVANTGPMIIMPKKQVIPATPSAPQTSVTPAESATQPAATSASGQASDYKEIAPSQLQADAIQTGAGRLVIVIGEDPFNMTMMTANSGGSLGKVNGKPVIFSILSPDQPYEQVEKAKNYIIRFYPMGKTEPTVILECKKLPSPATMEGMPRTYIGEILKAMIK
- a CDS encoding queuosine precursor transporter gives rise to the protein MKQKVSVPFMLLGILFNVCLIAANLLETKVIQVYGITVTAGLLVFPISYIINDCIAEVWGFRKARLIIWSGFAMNFFVVMLGLIAVALPAAPFWEGAPHFNFVFGMAPRIVAASLMAFLAGSFLNAYVMSRMKLASGGRNFSARAIWSTVVGETADSLIFFPVAFGGIIAWRELLLMMCVQVILKSMYEVVILPVTIRVVKAIKRIDGSDVYDDGISYKIWKIGDL
- a CDS encoding MBL fold metallo-hydrolase, which translates into the protein MKLDYIYHSGFAIETDGVTVIIDYYKDSSEESYNKGIVHDRLLERPGVIYVLCSHFHPDHFNREILSWKTARPDLRYVFSKDILKHRRASAEDATYLNKGDIYEDENIRIEAFGSTDVGISFLIDLQGKRFFHAGDLNNWHWSEESTPQEIRKAEGDFLAEINKLQQATSSIDVTMFPVDSRIGKDYMRGAEQFVERIKTTIFAPMHFSEDYQGGNAFRQFAERKGCRFLTITHRGQRFDIEN
- the queF gene encoding preQ(1) synthase, which codes for MTELKDQLSLLGRRTEYKQDYAPEVLEAFDNKHPDNDYWVRFNCPEFTSLCPITGQPDFAEIRISYIPDIKMVESKSLKLYLFSFRNHGAFHEDCVNIIMKDLIHLMNPKYIEVTGIFTPRGGISIYPYANYGRPGTKYEKMAGHRLMTRG
- the queC gene encoding 7-cyano-7-deazaguanine synthase QueC, with the protein product MNKVNKDAALVVFSGGQDSTTCLFWAKREFKKVYALSFLYGQKHQKEVELAREIAHRAKVEFEVMDVSFIGKLGHNSLTDMNMAMDQEKPKDGFPNTFVPGRNLFFLSVAAVYARERGISHIVTGVSQTDFSGYPDCRDVFVKSLNVTLNLAMDEQFVLHTPLMWIDKAETWALADELGVLDLVRHETLTCYNGVQGDGCGHCPACKLRKEGLDKYLAGKS
- a CDS encoding OmpP1/FadL family transporter, encoding MRKFLLIGIVMLIVSISTFAGGLLTNTNQHAAFLRMLSRGATTEIDGALSNPAGLAFLPKDGFYMSLSIQSAFQTRNINADYLTYSGIDAATGKPSVAPFSKYYEGKAAAPVIPSVFAAYKKGDWTISGFFAITGGGGKASFDDGLPMFESQVMAGIFKSSLDRYIANNGKTPVVTPGMYNINSAMDGKQYIYSVQLGLTYKVNEWLSAFAGGRMNYFTGGYKGYVNADLKEQFGGAELMHLALDCDQTGWGFTPVIGVDAKLGKFNFGAKYEFMTSLNIENNTKENSDQDGALAAFKHGVNTPNDIPSMLSVAAAYEFLPVLRASVEYHFYDDKSAGMAGGKQKYLTKGTNEYLAGIEWDVTKQLTLSCGGQITDYGLSDNYQGDTSFSCDSYTLGVGAKLKLTAKANLNIGYMWTNYEDYTKTSQSYNGTGLSGTNVYSRTNKVFGVSLDYKF
- a CDS encoding 2-hydroxyacid dehydrogenase; this translates as MASYTIAFFGSKPYDEASFNEKNKEFDFELRYYKGHLNKHNVILTQGVHAVCIFVNDTADAEVIRLMAANGVKLLALRCAGYNNVDLKAAAENGITVVRVPAYSPYAVAEYTVALMLSLNRKIPRATWRTRDGNFSLHGLSGFDMHGKTAGIIGTGKIAKKLISILRGFGMNILAYDLYPDYNFAREHQVVYTSLDELYHNSDIISLHCPLTEQTKYLINDYSIGKMKDGVMIINTGRGQLIHTNALIEGLKNKKIGSAGLDVYEEESEYFYEDQSDKIIDDDTLARLLSFNNVIVTSHQAFFTQEALSNIAQTTLQNIKDFINHKPLDNEVKL
- a CDS encoding PepSY-associated TM helix domain-containing protein, which produces MKKITWRKHHKWLGLLFCFFMLMFCLSGIVLNHRSTVAEMNISRKWLPASYHFKNWNGGLLRGTLCYRETNSRSGILLYGNSGIWKTDSCASTFTDFNNGLPEGMDFRNIRGIVQTPTGELFAAGAFGLFRYGMHNSWQAIPLALEEGERLTDIICKGDTLIVAGRSRLYSAMPPYNNFCPLQIKAPEGYSGKVSLFRTIWMLHSGELFGIFGKLLMDTVAVILIMLCLTGVLYWLLPRYIHRLRKAGYNVTGSMHLLRSSLAWHDKIGRTTIILTLFICITGWCLRPPLLIALAQSSIPAIPGTSIHSSNAWHDKLRMLRYDDLQGDWLLSTSEGFYALNTLNSIPVKVKKAPPVSVMGMNVWQRDARGNWLCGSFSGMYVWNRQSASSTDYFTGAPAPEKAGAPFGQKAITGYSADFPLRECIAEYYTGTPFAPMPKQLSYLPMSLWNLALEIHTGRIYTFLGQGTLIFIFFAGGLAVWCLWSGYKIRKRKFAN
- the eno gene encoding phosphopyruvate hydratase translates to MKIEKIVAREILDSRGNPTVEVDVILECGIMGRAAVPSGASTGEHEALELRDGDKKRYGGKGTLKAVENVNKIIAPTLIGRSVLEQRGIDHKMLELDGTPTKSQLGANAILGVSLAVAKAAAAYLDIPLYRYIGGVNTYVMPVPMMNIINGGSHSDAPIAFQEFMIRPVGASSFREGLRMGAEVFHALKKVLHDRGLSTAVGDEGGFAPALAGTEDALDSIMSAIKAAGYEPGKDVKIGMDCASSEFFRNGIYDYTIFEGENGKKRTADEQITYLEELINKYPIDSIEDGMSENDWEGWKKLTERIGNRCQLVGDDLFVTNVEFLEKGIAMGCANSILIKVNQIGSLSETLDAIEMAHRHGYTTVTSHRSGETEDATIADIAVATNSGQIKTGSLSRSDRMAKYNQLLRIEEELGELAVYGYKRIK
- a CDS encoding DUF6686 family protein gives rise to the protein MDSILKQTSNGFISFCSKCNAYNLEFGNLFFRFTEDEFQHFCRYISSIDGEYYQRMNQNMRNARKIFLRMPLQGFYCALHREELEELKRLVDYTNIEEEVNSFQNLEHYSLN